In one Pseudomonas sp. R84 genomic region, the following are encoded:
- a CDS encoding sugar phosphate isomerase/epimerase — translation MSERILSLASLTVLELSPPQMVEVAARAGYSHVGLRLEPATPEEHHFPLIADAELRRQTLQRLRDTGIRVLDVEILRLKPQTVVADFEKHLTVGAEFGATELLIAGNDPDEQRLTDNFAALCDLAAPYGLHPHLEFMPWTDARNLEQALRIVGNADRENAAVLVDAFHFDRSASRLEDLQTVSPSRLRYAQLCDVAGPRPSDMAEILRQARNERRFPGEGDCDLLGLLKALPTNIPLSLEIPTVKLLEQGVSGLRRAQMAIDKTRALLARL, via the coding sequence ATGAGTGAACGAATCCTCTCCTTGGCCAGCCTTACCGTGCTGGAGTTATCGCCACCGCAAATGGTCGAAGTCGCTGCGCGGGCCGGTTACAGTCATGTCGGACTGCGTCTGGAACCGGCGACGCCCGAGGAGCATCATTTCCCGTTGATCGCTGATGCTGAATTGCGCCGTCAGACTTTGCAGCGCCTGCGCGATACCGGCATCCGTGTGCTCGACGTGGAAATCCTGCGTTTGAAACCGCAGACCGTCGTCGCCGATTTCGAGAAACATCTGACAGTGGGCGCGGAATTTGGCGCCACGGAATTACTCATCGCCGGTAATGATCCTGACGAGCAACGACTCACCGACAACTTCGCCGCCCTTTGCGATCTGGCCGCGCCTTACGGCTTGCACCCGCATCTGGAGTTCATGCCCTGGACCGATGCGCGCAACCTCGAACAAGCGCTGCGAATTGTCGGAAACGCTGATCGGGAAAACGCTGCGGTGCTGGTTGATGCATTCCACTTTGATCGTTCGGCTTCACGGCTTGAGGATCTGCAAACAGTGTCGCCGTCGAGGCTGCGCTATGCACAATTATGTGATGTGGCGGGGCCGAGACCGTCAGATATGGCCGAAATCTTGCGTCAGGCGCGCAACGAGCGGCGGTTTCCCGGCGAGGGTGATTGTGATCTGCTCGGGTTGTTGAAAGCGCTGCCGACTAATATTCCACTGAGTCTGGAAATTCCCACTGTGAAACTGCTCGAGCAGGGCGTGAGCGGATTACGGCGGGCGCAGATGGCGATTGATAAAACTCGAGCGTTGTTGGCGCGCCTGTAA
- a CDS encoding Gfo/Idh/MocA family oxidoreductase, translating into MNSPLRIALIGAGNMGQQHYRHLQTLSEATLCAVADPGPQAAALAADWGVRHFADHRQMLEQIRPDAVIVANPNNQHVSTALDCLAAGVPVLLEKPVGVHLDEARELVAAVKSSGVPVLVGHHRRHNPLIVRAHELVQSGALGRLTTVTALFQLRKPDSYFEIPWRREPGAGMLLTNLIHDLDLLRHLCGEVRSVQAITDNTVRGFANEDSAAVLLQFEGGTLGTLSGSDAVAAPWSWELDSGENPVYPRQADQPCYLLAGTAGALSIPQLKRWHYAADQVDAGWHEPLLMVEESYSGDDALRLQLQHFVRVARREVEPLVSAADAARTLALIEAIREAAATGRACAPALVEA; encoded by the coding sequence TTGAATTCGCCCCTTCGAATCGCCCTGATCGGCGCCGGCAATATGGGCCAGCAACATTATCGGCATCTGCAAACCCTCAGCGAAGCGACGCTGTGCGCAGTGGCTGATCCCGGGCCGCAAGCCGCAGCGCTTGCGGCTGATTGGGGTGTAAGGCATTTCGCCGATCACCGTCAGATGCTCGAGCAGATCAGGCCAGACGCGGTGATCGTCGCCAATCCGAATAATCAACACGTCAGCACCGCGCTCGATTGCCTGGCGGCGGGTGTGCCGGTGTTGCTGGAAAAACCGGTCGGGGTGCACCTGGATGAAGCGCGCGAGCTAGTCGCGGCGGTCAAAAGCAGCGGCGTGCCGGTGCTGGTCGGCCATCATCGGCGCCACAACCCACTGATCGTTCGCGCTCATGAATTAGTGCAGAGCGGGGCGCTCGGGCGGCTGACCACGGTGACCGCGCTGTTCCAGTTGCGCAAACCCGACAGTTACTTCGAGATCCCGTGGCGCCGCGAACCGGGCGCCGGGATGTTGCTGACCAATCTGATTCACGACCTCGATCTGTTACGGCATCTGTGCGGTGAGGTGCGCTCGGTGCAAGCGATCACCGACAACACCGTGCGCGGGTTCGCCAACGAAGACAGCGCGGCGGTGTTGCTGCAATTCGAAGGTGGCACCTTGGGAACCCTGAGCGGGTCCGATGCAGTGGCGGCGCCATGGAGTTGGGAGCTGGATTCCGGTGAGAACCCGGTCTATCCGCGTCAGGCCGATCAGCCGTGTTATCTGTTGGCCGGGACTGCTGGCGCCTTGAGCATTCCGCAACTCAAGCGTTGGCATTACGCCGCTGATCAGGTCGACGCCGGTTGGCATGAACCCTTGTTGATGGTCGAAGAGTCCTACAGCGGTGACGACGCTTTACGCTTGCAGTTACAGCATTTCGTACGTGTGGCGCGGCGTGAAGTCGAGCCGCTGGTCAGCGCTGCCGATGCCGCCCGCACCCTTGCGTTGATTGAAGCCATTCGCGAGGCTGCCGCTACCGGTCGAGCCTGCGCCCCTGCACTGGTCGAGGCTTGA
- a CDS encoding IclR family transcriptional regulator, protein MAGSQIERVFSVLETLTSDPRGLPMQTLAEQLDIPKSATHRLLAELIRLGYVRQNAETLRYHLSTKLVAMGFQYLSSSGADIVQPVLDRLAQETGELVRLGVIDGERQTWIAKAQGARSGLRYDPDMGRDAPLFYTASGHAWLACMSDAEALSLVERQAAEVPVGVGPNAPRSNIELLERLRLAREQGYAWVEESSAVGTSAIAAVVKHPTDGRVIGVLSIAGPSARMPGARLHELAPLLLTFTEELSAASLASELFI, encoded by the coding sequence ATGGCCGGCAGTCAAATCGAACGGGTTTTCAGTGTGCTGGAAACCCTTACCAGTGATCCGCGCGGGCTGCCGATGCAGACGCTGGCAGAGCAACTGGATATCCCCAAAAGCGCGACGCACCGCTTGCTCGCCGAGCTGATTCGCCTGGGCTACGTGCGCCAGAATGCGGAAACCTTGCGTTATCACCTGTCGACCAAACTCGTCGCGATGGGCTTCCAGTATTTGTCGAGCAGCGGTGCCGATATCGTCCAGCCAGTGCTTGATCGACTGGCGCAGGAAACCGGCGAACTGGTGCGTTTGGGCGTCATCGATGGCGAGCGCCAGACCTGGATCGCCAAGGCGCAGGGCGCGCGCAGCGGTCTGCGTTACGACCCGGACATGGGCCGCGATGCGCCGCTGTTCTACACCGCGTCCGGGCATGCGTGGCTGGCGTGCATGAGCGATGCCGAGGCGTTGTCGCTGGTCGAGCGGCAGGCGGCGGAGGTGCCGGTGGGCGTCGGGCCGAATGCGCCGCGCTCGAATATCGAGTTGCTGGAACGCCTGCGCCTGGCCCGCGAGCAGGGGTATGCCTGGGTCGAGGAGAGCTCGGCAGTCGGCACTTCGGCGATTGCGGCGGTGGTGAAGCATCCAACGGATGGTCGGGTGATCGGCGTACTGAGTATTGCCGGACCGAGTGCGCGGATGCCGGGGGCACGGTTGCATGAACTGGCGCCGTTGTTGCTGACATTCACCGAAGAATTATCAGCAGCAAGCCTGGCCTCAGAACTGTTTATCTAA
- a CDS encoding FAD-dependent oxidoreductase: protein MSAELPDIDCDVLVVGSGAAGLSAAVTAAWHGLKVIVVEKDPLFGGATAWSGGWAWVPCNPLARRAGIVEDIEQPRTYLRHELGEHFDPAMIDAFLEAGPCMVAFFEQHTALQFADGNAIADIHGDTPGAGTGGRSVIAAPYDGRKVGRLLKRLRTTMRETSFMGMPIMAGADLSAFLNLTRSLKAAWHVTWRFTRHLLDLAVHGRAMQLVNGVALVARLAKSAEDLGVLLWESAPVTALLRDGSRVSGAVINTRKGPVRIHARKAVVLATGGFANDIERRKALFPHTPTGHEHWALPPLAVNGDGLRLGESVGARVNTDVASPVAWAPVSQVPHSDGSTGHFPHIIERGKPGIIGVLCNGQRFVNEANGYYDYVSAMVAAAPEGEEVASWLICTRAFQRRYGLGISRPFPLPVSEFIRSGYLKSGNTIEELARACGIDPSGLRETVDDYNRHARHGEDPLFGRGTTPYNRKQGDPANLPNPCVAPIDTGPFYAVKVQPGCFGTFAGLKVNAHAQVLDAHQQPIAGLYAAGGDMASIMGGHYPAGGINLGPALTFGYIAARHIAGMTAFEQEIDHAAHR, encoded by the coding sequence ATGTCTGCCGAACTCCCTGATATCGACTGCGACGTATTGGTCGTCGGTTCTGGCGCCGCCGGGTTGTCGGCCGCCGTCACCGCCGCGTGGCATGGCTTGAAAGTCATCGTCGTCGAAAAGGATCCGCTGTTCGGTGGCGCCACGGCCTGGTCCGGGGGCTGGGCGTGGGTGCCGTGCAATCCGCTGGCCCGTCGGGCCGGCATCGTCGAAGACATCGAACAACCGCGCACCTATTTGCGCCATGAACTGGGCGAGCACTTTGACCCGGCAATGATCGATGCCTTTCTTGAAGCCGGGCCGTGCATGGTCGCGTTTTTTGAGCAGCACACCGCGTTGCAATTTGCTGATGGCAACGCCATTGCCGACATTCATGGCGACACGCCGGGCGCTGGCACTGGCGGTCGCTCGGTCATCGCGGCGCCTTACGACGGACGCAAGGTCGGACGCCTGCTCAAGCGCCTTCGTACAACGATGCGCGAAACGTCCTTCATGGGCATGCCGATCATGGCCGGGGCGGATCTGTCGGCATTCCTCAATCTGACGCGGTCGCTGAAAGCGGCATGGCATGTGACCTGGCGCTTTACTCGGCATCTGCTTGATCTCGCCGTGCATGGCCGGGCGATGCAACTGGTCAACGGCGTGGCGCTGGTGGCAAGGCTGGCGAAGTCCGCCGAAGACCTTGGCGTTCTGCTCTGGGAATCAGCGCCTGTAACGGCATTGCTGCGTGATGGCTCGCGCGTCTCGGGTGCAGTGATCAACACCCGCAAAGGCCCGGTCCGCATTCATGCCCGCAAAGCCGTGGTGCTCGCCACTGGTGGTTTTGCCAATGACATCGAGCGGCGCAAAGCCCTGTTTCCGCACACGCCGACCGGTCACGAGCATTGGGCGCTACCACCGCTGGCCGTCAACGGCGATGGTTTGCGCCTGGGCGAAAGCGTCGGTGCACGGGTCAATACCGATGTGGCTTCGCCCGTGGCGTGGGCGCCGGTATCGCAAGTGCCACATTCCGACGGCAGCACCGGCCATTTCCCACACATCATCGAGCGCGGCAAACCCGGGATCATCGGCGTGCTGTGTAACGGCCAGCGCTTCGTCAACGAAGCCAACGGTTATTACGATTACGTCAGCGCGATGGTCGCCGCCGCGCCGGAAGGTGAAGAAGTCGCCTCCTGGCTGATCTGCACCCGCGCCTTTCAACGGCGTTATGGACTGGGCATATCGCGGCCATTTCCGCTGCCGGTGTCAGAATTTATCCGCAGCGGCTATCTGAAAAGCGGCAACACCATTGAAGAATTGGCCCGCGCCTGCGGCATCGACCCGAGCGGATTGCGCGAGACCGTGGACGACTACAACCGCCATGCCCGCCACGGCGAAGACCCTTTGTTCGGACGCGGCACCACACCTTACAACCGCAAACAGGGTGATCCGGCGAACCTTCCCAACCCCTGCGTTGCCCCAATAGACACCGGTCCGTTCTATGCCGTGAAAGTCCAGCCGGGCTGCTTCGGCACCTTCGCCGGACTCAAGGTCAACGCCCACGCGCAAGTGCTGGACGCCCACCAACAGCCCATCGCCGGCCTCTACGCAGCAGGTGGCGACATGGCCAGCATCATGGGCGGCCACTACCCGGCGGGCGGTATCAACCTCGGCCCGGCGCTGACTTTCGGTTACATCGCCGCCCGGCACATTGCCGGCATGACTGCTTTCGAACAGGAGATCGACCATGCAGCACATCGTTAA
- a CDS encoding aldo/keto reductase, producing MQHIVNAQGLNMPKLGLGTWPMLGDECTRAVEQALDLGYRHIDTAAAYNNEDAVGQALANTSTPREQIHVTSKVWWDQLQPDAMRHSMDRSLTALRSDYVDLFMIHWPTTDWDLPRTLATLASFKEQGLARNIGVANFPLPLLRKVVEEYGIGLSAIQVEYHVLLGQNALLDYARQHDMALTAYTPLARNKVSDIPQIQQIAQKHGVLPTQVALKWLLDQPNVAAIPKASSRTNQLANLASLKVELDDEDRALIAALPKNQRQVSPDFAPQWDAFDR from the coding sequence ATGCAGCACATCGTTAACGCCCAAGGTTTGAACATGCCGAAGCTGGGCCTCGGCACCTGGCCGATGCTCGGTGACGAATGCACCCGCGCCGTGGAGCAAGCGCTGGACCTGGGTTATCGACACATCGACACGGCAGCGGCCTACAACAACGAGGACGCGGTCGGACAAGCACTGGCGAATACCTCGACACCGCGCGAGCAGATTCATGTCACCAGCAAGGTCTGGTGGGATCAGCTGCAACCCGACGCGATGCGCCACTCCATGGACCGCAGCCTCACTGCTTTGCGCAGTGACTATGTCGACCTGTTCATGATTCATTGGCCGACCACCGACTGGGACCTGCCACGCACCCTCGCCACGTTGGCCTCGTTCAAGGAGCAAGGCCTGGCGCGCAACATCGGCGTGGCGAATTTTCCTCTGCCGTTGCTGCGCAAAGTCGTCGAGGAATACGGCATCGGTCTGTCAGCGATTCAGGTTGAATACCACGTCCTGCTCGGCCAAAACGCTCTGCTCGACTACGCCCGTCAACACGACATGGCACTGACGGCCTACACGCCACTGGCACGCAACAAGGTCTCGGACATCCCGCAGATTCAACAGATCGCCCAAAAGCACGGCGTGCTGCCGACCCAGGTCGCATTGAAATGGTTGCTCGACCAACCCAACGTCGCAGCGATTCCCAAGGCCAGCAGCCGCACCAATCAACTGGCCAACCTCGCCTCGCTGAAAGTCGAACTCGACGATGAAGACCGCGCATTGATTGCCGCACTGCCGAAAAATCAACGCCAGGTCAGCCCGGATTTCGCACCGCAGTGGGATGCGTTTGATCGCTGA
- a CDS encoding neutral zinc metallopeptidase, whose protein sequence is MLWKKGRRSDNVVDARGDDAGGGGGMRFGGGKGLSLGAILLIVGIGWITGQDPMQILGQLAGQSTQQSAPTSQTRQAPPANDEQAEFVRSILGDTEDTWGTIFQQAGRQYKDPTLVLFSNRVNSACGLATSATGPFYCPADQKVYLDMAFFQEMSQRFKAAGDFAQAYVIAHEVGHHVQTLLGVSAKIQTARQQGRQMEGDGGLLVRQELQADCLAGVWAYSAQKRLNWLEPGDIEEALNAANAIGDDRLQQQGQGRVVPDSFTHGTSAQRVRWFKTGFAQGQVGQCDTFAAKNL, encoded by the coding sequence ATGCTATGGAAAAAAGGCCGACGCAGTGACAACGTCGTCGACGCCCGTGGTGATGATGCCGGCGGTGGCGGCGGCATGCGGTTCGGCGGCGGCAAAGGCCTGAGTCTGGGGGCCATCCTGCTGATCGTCGGTATTGGCTGGATCACCGGGCAGGACCCAATGCAGATCCTCGGTCAGCTCGCCGGGCAATCCACACAGCAATCGGCGCCTACCTCGCAAACCCGTCAGGCACCGCCGGCCAACGATGAACAGGCCGAATTCGTCCGCTCGATCCTCGGCGATACCGAAGACACCTGGGGCACGATTTTCCAGCAGGCCGGGCGCCAATATAAAGATCCGACCCTGGTGCTGTTCAGCAACCGGGTCAATTCCGCCTGTGGTCTGGCCACCTCGGCAACCGGCCCGTTCTATTGCCCCGCCGACCAGAAGGTCTATCTGGACATGGCGTTCTTTCAGGAAATGTCGCAACGCTTCAAGGCGGCCGGCGACTTTGCCCAGGCTTACGTGATCGCTCACGAAGTCGGACACCACGTGCAGACACTTCTCGGCGTCTCGGCGAAAATTCAGACAGCCCGCCAGCAAGGCCGGCAGATGGAAGGCGATGGCGGCTTGCTGGTGCGTCAGGAATTGCAGGCTGACTGCCTCGCGGGTGTCTGGGCCTACAGCGCACAGAAGCGTTTGAACTGGCTGGAACCGGGCGACATCGAAGAGGCCTTGAACGCGGCCAACGCCATCGGTGATGATCGCCTGCAACAACAGGGTCAGGGCCGTGTGGTGCCGGACTCGTTTACTCACGGTACGTCGGCGCAAAGGGTGCGCTGGTTCAAAACCGGATTCGCGCAGGGCCAGGTCGGCCAGTGCGACACCTTCGCGGCGAAAAACCTGTAA
- a CDS encoding alpha/beta hydrolase, with amino-acid sequence MHKWLLALLIVGSTAHAAGVDAISPGRLQLKAGEMAVGIGPAPEKIERVLIVIHGRLRNAETYRKSAESAAELAGQSAHTLVIAPQFLNESDVALYSLPATLLRWQGNEWMGGGLSTGPNPLSSYAALDEIIGRISDRKQFPDVKQIVIFGHSGGGQVVQRYALLAKDQPALKANGIGLRYVVANPSSYAYFNEQRPVAFDHAKCAGFNRWKYGLSDMPVYAGGQTPLQLESSYVKREVIYLLGQQDIDPKHPALDKRCEAEAQGAYRLERGKLYFGYLLRRHPEGVNQRLVEVPGVGHNGDGMLTSPEGQKALFE; translated from the coding sequence ATGCATAAATGGCTTTTGGCGTTACTGATCGTTGGCAGCACCGCGCACGCCGCTGGTGTCGATGCGATCAGCCCCGGTCGTTTGCAACTCAAGGCCGGGGAAATGGCGGTGGGTATTGGCCCCGCGCCAGAAAAAATCGAGCGCGTGCTGATCGTCATTCATGGCCGCTTGCGCAACGCGGAAACCTATCGCAAAAGCGCCGAGAGCGCCGCCGAACTGGCCGGGCAAAGTGCGCACACACTGGTGATCGCGCCGCAGTTTCTCAATGAAAGCGATGTCGCGCTGTACTCGCTCCCCGCCACCTTGCTGCGCTGGCAAGGCAACGAGTGGATGGGCGGCGGCTTATCCACAGGGCCAAATCCGTTGAGTTCCTATGCGGCGCTCGACGAAATCATCGGACGGATCAGCGATCGCAAACAATTTCCGGACGTGAAGCAGATCGTAATCTTCGGTCATTCCGGCGGCGGCCAGGTTGTACAGCGCTATGCCCTGCTGGCCAAGGATCAACCGGCGCTGAAGGCCAACGGCATTGGTTTGCGCTATGTGGTGGCCAATCCGTCTTCTTATGCCTACTTCAATGAACAAAGGCCGGTGGCGTTCGATCACGCCAAGTGCGCGGGTTTCAATCGCTGGAAGTACGGTCTGTCAGACATGCCTGTGTACGCCGGTGGGCAAACGCCGTTGCAGCTTGAGAGCAGTTACGTCAAACGCGAGGTGATTTATCTGCTGGGGCAGCAGGATATTGATCCCAAGCATCCGGCGCTGGACAAGCGCTGTGAAGCCGAAGCGCAGGGTGCGTATCGCCTGGAGCGTGGGAAGTTGTACTTTGGCTATTTGCTGCGCCGCCATCCCGAGGGCGTCAATCAGCGGCTGGTGGAAGTGCCCGGGGTCGGGCATAACGGCGATGGCATGCTGACCTCGCCGGAGGGGCAGAAGGCGTTGTTTGAATAA
- a CDS encoding HAD family hydrolase: MSLKEVKHWVFDMDGTLTVAVHDFAAIRVALAIPPQDDILTHLAALPADEAAAKHAWLLEHERDLALGSTPATGAVELVRDLHARGYRLGILTRNARELAHVTLQAIGLADCFAVEDVLGRDEAPPKPHPGGLLKLAEAWEVPASAMVMVGDYRFDLDCGRAAGARTVLVNLPDNPWPELADWHAKDCVELRRMLLA; the protein is encoded by the coding sequence ATGAGCCTGAAAGAGGTTAAGCACTGGGTGTTCGACATGGACGGCACGCTGACCGTCGCCGTGCATGACTTTGCGGCGATTCGCGTGGCATTGGCGATTCCGCCGCAGGACGACATCCTTACGCATCTCGCCGCGTTGCCGGCGGATGAGGCGGCGGCCAAGCATGCGTGGTTGCTCGAGCACGAACGCGATCTGGCGCTGGGCTCGACCCCGGCGACCGGGGCGGTAGAGCTGGTGCGTGATCTGCACGCGCGGGGCTATCGCCTCGGCATCTTGACCCGCAATGCGCGGGAACTGGCGCACGTGACGCTGCAAGCGATTGGATTGGCTGACTGCTTTGCGGTGGAAGATGTGCTGGGCCGCGACGAAGCGCCGCCGAAGCCGCATCCGGGCGGTTTGCTGAAACTGGCTGAGGCCTGGGAAGTGCCGGCCAGCGCGATGGTGATGGTCGGTGATTACCGCTTTGATCTGGATTGCGGACGAGCGGCGGGGGCGCGCACGGTGTTGGTGAATCTGCCGGATAACCCGTGGCCCGAGTTGGCCGATTGGCATGCGAAGGATTGTGTCGAGTTGCGGCGGATGCTTCTGGCCTGA
- the tesB gene encoding acyl-CoA thioesterase II, with protein sequence MSQVLEDLVDLLTLEPIEENLFRGRSQDLGFRQLFGGQVLGQSLSAASQTVEEARHVHSMHGYFLRPGDAKLPVVYSVDRVRDGGSFSTRRVTAIQKGHPIFTCSASFQYDEAGFEHQSQMPVVVGPENLPSELELTQQRAHLIPEHMREKLLCPKPIEVRPVTEKDPYNPQPADPVKYVWFRADGALADIPALHKYLLAYASDFGLLTTSMLPHGKSVWQKDMQVASLDHALWFHNDLRADDWLLYAMDSPWAGNSRGFSRGSVYNRAGQLVASVTQEGLIRHRKDWA encoded by the coding sequence ATGAGCCAAGTGTTGGAAGATCTGGTCGACTTGCTGACCCTGGAACCGATCGAAGAAAACCTGTTCCGTGGCCGTAGCCAGGACCTGGGTTTCCGCCAGTTGTTCGGCGGTCAGGTGCTCGGCCAGTCGCTGTCGGCGGCCAGTCAGACGGTTGAAGAGGCGCGCCATGTGCATTCGATGCACGGCTATTTCCTGCGTCCGGGCGATGCCAAGTTGCCGGTGGTTTACTCGGTTGATCGCGTGCGCGATGGCGGCAGTTTCAGCACTCGTCGGGTCACGGCGATCCAGAAGGGCCACCCGATCTTCACCTGCAGCGCGTCGTTTCAGTATGACGAAGCAGGCTTCGAGCATCAGAGCCAGATGCCCGTAGTGGTCGGTCCGGAGAACCTGCCGTCGGAGCTGGAATTGACCCAGCAACGCGCGCACCTGATACCGGAACACATGCGCGAAAAACTGCTGTGCCCGAAACCGATCGAAGTACGCCCGGTCACCGAAAAAGACCCGTACAACCCGCAGCCGGCCGATCCGGTGAAGTACGTGTGGTTCCGTGCCGACGGCGCATTGGCCGACATCCCGGCGCTGCACAAATACCTGCTGGCCTACGCTTCGGACTTTGGCCTGCTGACCACCTCGATGCTGCCTCACGGCAAATCGGTGTGGCAGAAAGACATGCAGGTCGCCAGCCTTGATCACGCGCTGTGGTTCCATAATGATCTGCGCGCCGATGACTGGTTGCTCTACGCGATGGACAGTCCGTGGGCCGGCAATTCCCGTGGGTTCTCCCGTGGCAGCGTGTACAACCGCGCCGGGCAATTGGTGGCTTCGGTGACGCAGGAAGGTTTGATCCGCCATCGCAAGGATTGGGCATGA
- a CDS encoding GNAT family N-acetyltransferase, whose protein sequence is MEPILELESARLLMRQWQDEDLPAFAAMCADPQVMRYFPAPLSRLESASMIGRVRGHFAEHGFGLWALERKDSGEFIGFTGLGVVGFDAPFTPAVEIGWRLAKEHWGLGYASEAAWTALRCGFDRLALKEIVSFTAQSNLPSEKVMQAIGMHHAPEDDFDHPKLAADHSLRRHVLYRITREQWLQTLHG, encoded by the coding sequence ATGGAGCCGATACTGGAACTTGAGAGCGCGCGCTTGCTGATGCGTCAGTGGCAGGACGAGGATTTGCCGGCATTTGCCGCGATGTGCGCCGATCCTCAAGTCATGCGTTATTTTCCGGCGCCGTTGAGCCGATTGGAAAGCGCCTCGATGATCGGCCGCGTGCGTGGGCATTTTGCCGAGCATGGTTTCGGCTTGTGGGCGCTGGAGCGTAAGGACAGCGGTGAATTCATCGGTTTCACCGGGCTCGGTGTGGTCGGTTTCGATGCACCGTTCACGCCGGCGGTGGAAATCGGTTGGCGCCTGGCCAAGGAACATTGGGGTCTGGGCTATGCCAGTGAAGCGGCGTGGACCGCTCTGCGTTGCGGCTTTGATCGATTGGCGCTGAAGGAAATCGTCTCCTTCACTGCGCAATCCAATCTGCCGTCGGAGAAAGTCATGCAGGCGATTGGCATGCATCACGCTCCGGAAGATGATTTCGATCACCCGAAACTGGCCGCCGATCACTCCTTGCGCAGGCACGTGCTGTATCGCATCACCCGGGAACAATGGCTGCAAACCTTGCATGGATAA
- a CDS encoding histone deacetylase: MPLPLIYHEDYSPEFPADHRFPMDKFRLLRDHLVDSGLTRDADLLRPEICPNDILALAHDRGYIERYMSGELSREDQRRLGLPWNEALARRTVRAVGGSILAAEKALEHGLACHLAGGTHHAHYDYPAGFCIFNDLAIISHYLLQSGRVNRVLIFDCDVHQGDGTARILHDTPEAITVSLHCEKNFPARKAQSDWDIPLPKGMGDADYLKVVDDTLNYLLPLYQPDLVLYDAGVDVHKDDALGYLQLTDAGVAARDESVIRHCLGRDIPVMGVIGGGYSKDRHALARRHGILHHSAQRVWHSHGCH, translated from the coding sequence ATGCCACTGCCGCTGATCTACCACGAAGACTACAGCCCCGAGTTTCCGGCGGATCACCGCTTCCCGATGGACAAGTTTCGTTTGCTGCGCGACCACCTGGTGGACAGTGGTCTGACCCGCGATGCCGACCTGCTGCGCCCGGAGATCTGCCCCAACGACATCCTCGCCCTCGCCCATGACCGTGGGTATATCGAACGCTACATGAGCGGCGAGTTGTCCCGCGAAGACCAGCGGCGTCTTGGCCTGCCGTGGAACGAAGCCTTGGCGCGACGCACGGTGCGCGCGGTCGGCGGTTCGATTCTGGCCGCGGAGAAAGCCCTGGAGCATGGTTTGGCCTGCCATTTGGCCGGCGGCACTCATCATGCGCATTACGACTACCCGGCGGGGTTCTGCATCTTCAATGACCTGGCGATCATCAGCCATTACCTGCTGCAAAGCGGTCGGGTCAATCGCGTGCTGATCTTTGATTGCGATGTGCATCAGGGCGACGGCACCGCGCGGATCCTGCATGACACGCCGGAGGCGATTACCGTTTCCCTGCACTGCGAGAAGAATTTTCCTGCACGCAAAGCGCAAAGTGACTGGGACATTCCACTGCCCAAAGGCATGGGCGATGCCGACTATTTGAAAGTGGTCGACGACACACTCAATTACCTGCTGCCGCTGTATCAACCGGACCTGGTGCTGTACGACGCTGGTGTCGATGTACACAAGGACGACGCCCTCGGTTATCTACAACTGACGGACGCAGGCGTCGCTGCTCGTGATGAAAGCGTGATTCGCCATTGCCTGGGGCGCGATATTCCGGTGATGGGCGTGATCGGCGGCGGCTACAGCAAGGATCGCCACGCCCTCGCCCGCCGCCATGGCATTCTCCATCACAGCGCACAGCGGGTCTGGCATTCACACGGTTGTCACTGA